From the genome of Geminicoccaceae bacterium:
GTGAGGATGTTCCCGATCCATGGGGCGGCAGTCGCGCCGATTATGCCCATGCGGCCGACATGATCGAGGACGGCGCGAAAGGGCTGGCGCAATGGTTGCTGCAACAGGTGTCGATGCCGGTTAGACGCTGAAGCGGTTTTCTCCACAGCCGCGAATGTTGGTCTCGATGGCGAAGAGGCTTCCCGCCAGGCGGTCTCCGGGTGCCCGGCGAGCGCTGGCGGTGGTGATGAAGAGCGTGGAGAGGTCTTGCCCGCCGAATGTGCAGGTGGTGATGTTGAGGACGGGTATGTCGATGACCTGATCGACACTGCCATCGGGAGCGACGCGGACGATGCAGCCGCCACCGTAGCGGCAGTTCCACAGATAGCCGTCCGCATCGATGGCCGATCCATCCGGCAGGCCGCGGTCGAAACCGGAGAAATGCGAATGCTCGTTGGCAATGGCTCCTGTCTGCGGGTCGACATCGTATGCGCGGATTTCGTTGCGCAGGGTGTCCCCGCAGTAGAAGCGCCGGCCATCGGCACTCCAGCACAGCGTATTGGTGATGCCGATGCCATCGCGCCACTGTCGGGGACTGTTGCCGGAGCGGATCGAGAACAGCCGGCCGAGACCGTCGACCAGGTCCAGGTCTTCGCCATCCGACGCGACGTTGTTGCCCATCGAGCCGATCCAGAACGTGCCGAACGGATCGCTGCGCCCATCGTTGAAGCGGGCGGCGGGATAATCGTCGAGGGCGAAGCCATGGTCGCGGCGTTCGTCGGTGGCAGGCCACCAGTCGATCAGCCGGGAGCCCAGAGCCACGAGCCAGCGGCCCCTTTCGGTGGTGAGAGACAGGGCGACTACCGGTTCCTCGAACAGCCAGGACCGGGTCAGGCCGGTACGGATGTCATGGCAATGAATGAGGAAGCGGTTGATATCGGTCCAGTAGACCGTGCCTTCTTCATCACACCACGTTGCGGCTTCGCCACACCAGTCGCCTTGCGGTACCACGCATTTCGGCTCGCCGATGACAAGACCCATGATTATCCTCCCCGACTTGCATGAGAAATTCCCGACTAGAGCCTCATCTCCTTGCTGGCAAGCCTGACTTCAGGCAACCGCCTGTCCGAGCCGCTCTTCGGCAAGCTTGCGGCAGGCTGTGAAGTCGGTCTTGCCCGAACCCAGAAGCGGGATCTTCTCAAGGGTGATGATATCGGCCGGAACGCTGAGCTCGGTGCGACCCGTCGCCCGGCCGTGCTCCTGAATGGTGCGGCGATCGGCATTCTCCTTGGTGGTCAGCAGCACCAGCCGTTCTCCCTTGCGGGCGTCGGGCAGGGCAACGACGGCGTGATGTTCGTCCGGCCAGACCTCGCCCACCATGGCTTCCACTGCCGACAGCGAGATCATCTCGCCCGCGATCTTTGCAAAACGTTTTGCCCTCCCCTTGATGGTGACGAAACCATCCCGGCTGATGTCAACAATGTCGCCGGTATCGAACCATCCATCCTCGAGCGGCTTCAATACGCCCGGATCGTCGGCCAGCAGGTAGCCCTTCATGACATTGGGGCCATGGACGACGAGCTTGCCGCCCTCGTCGATGCCGGGAACCGGTTCGAGGCGGTGGTCGATCAGGGGGAGGAGGCGGCCCACCGTACCGCTGCGATTGAACATCGGCGTATTCAGGGCCAGTACCGGCGACGTCTCCGTAAGGCCGTAGCCTTCGAGTATGCGATGGCCGAACTTTTCCATCCAGAGCCGCCGGGTCTCGTCCTTGACCGCCTCGGCTCCCGCAAAGACGTAGCGCAGGCTGCGGAAATCGTAGGGATGGGCCTTGCGGGCATAACCGGCGAGGAAGGTGTCGGTGGCGAACATGATGGTCGAATTGGTCGCGTAAACGGCTTCCGGGACGATCCGGTAGTGCAGCGGCGATGGGTACATGAAAACCGGTACGCCGTTCATCACCGGCATCAGCACTCCACCCAGAAGGCCAAAGCTGTGGAAGGTCGGCAGGATGTTGAAGACCTTGTCCTGCATGTTCACGTCGATGCGCGAGATGACCTGTGCGCAGTTCGACAGCAGGTTGCGATGCGACAGGACCACGCCCTTCGGCGTTCCTTCAGAGCCCGATGTGAAGAGAATGGTGGCGGCATCCCCGGCCAGGCCCCGGCGCTTGATGGAACGCGGACGCATGGCGCCCAGGAGGCCGGAGAGCCGATCGCCCAATCCGATCGAAAGGCGCACGTCCTCAAGCCAGAGGAAGCGGAAGTCCCTTTCGAGCGTATTCACCAGACCCTGCAGCCTGGCCTGCTCGACGAAGGCTCGGGATGAAACGATCAGCTTGACCCGGGCCGCACCGCAGCCGGCGCTGATGTTGGCCGCACCCGCCGTGAAGTTGATCATCGCCGGCACTCGTGCCGTTGCCTGCAGCGCCATAAAGGCGACGATGGCCGCAACGGCATTGGGCAGCATCACGCCCACGTGTTCACGCTCGACGGTATGCGCTTCCAGCTTGCGGCCGAGGACGAGCGAACCTGCTATCAGCTTGCGATAGGAAATACTGCTGTCCAGTACGTCTTCGGCGATAATGGTTCCCATGCCGTGCCGTTCGCCGGCTGTCAGCACCGCATCGAAGATGGTGGTGTCGAAGTTGGCCGTGCGAACCGCAAGCTCGGTCATGATGTCGTAGAGCGCATTGCCGGAAGCGGCCCGCCGTTCGCGCGGAGTCAGATCGTCGTCGAGTTCGAGCTTGCGCGGCTCCATGAAGGTGACCCTGATCTTCGGGAACCATCGACGGCGGATCTGGCTCGGGGTGAGCCGCGAGAACGGCGTCTGTTCGGAACCTTCGATGCGCACCGCGACGATACTCGCATCGGCCTTGTCGGCAATGAGCGCGGGTCCGTCATAGACCTTCATGAGTGCGCCGGTGACGGTTATGCGCCCTTCGGGGAAGATGATCAGTCGGCGACCTTCCCTTACCTTTGCGACCAGGGACTTGACTGCCATCGGATTGGCCGGATCGACGGGCATGGCCTCGACCAGCGTCAGGAATGGCTTGACCCACCAGCGTTTGGCCATGCCGCTGTAGATGGCGAAAAGCGGCTTTTCATGCAGCAGGGACAACATGAGCGGTGCGTCGAGGAAGCTCAGGTGGTTGACCACCACCACGGAGCGCGGGCCCGCCCTGTCGAGATTCTCGATGTCCTTGACCTCAAGCCGGTAGAGGAGGGTGAACAGCGTCCGTGCGGTCCCGCGCAGCAGGTCGTCGGGCAGCAGCCGGGCGATGTAGATCGCGACGGCGACGTTGGCGATGCCGGTCACGAGGAAGATCTGGGCGATGTCGAGACCGATGGCCTGCAACACCAGGGTGAGTGCCGCCGATGCGACCATGAAACCTGCATTGACGATATTGACCGCCGCGATCACGCGCGACCGCTGCTCCGGTTCGGCCCATGCCTGAATAGCCGCAAACATCGGCACGACGAAAAGACCGCCGGAAAGGGCGATGCCGACCAGATCGACCATGATCCGCCAGGCAAAGGGTTCGCTGACGAAGGCCATCAGCGTCAGTACGCCGTTGGCCGGTGGTACCGCCCGGGTGGCGAAGAACAGGTCGACCGTGAAGATGGCCATGGCGATGGCCGCGAAGGGAACGGGCGTCGTGCTTACCCGGTTGCCGGTGATACGGGCGGCCAGGATGGAACCCACACCGATGCCGATGGAGAACAGGGTCAGGAACAGGGTGACGACATGTTCGTCGGCGCCGATGAGCACCTTGGCGAAGGAAGGTACCTGCGCGAGGAAGATGGCACCGACGAACCAGAACCAGCTGACGCCGATGGCCGCCAGCTTCAGCCTCCGGTCCGCGAACAGGTAGGCCATCAGGCGACCGGTCTCGCCGATGATGTTCCAGTCGATGCGCAGGTCCGGGTCCGCCGGCTCCTGAGCGGGGATCATGCGGCTGGCGAGATAGCCGGCGATGGCTATGGCGATGATGCCGGCCGAGACCCAGGCGATGCCGCCCGGCATGGCGATGAGGAGGCCGCCCGCGATGGTGCCGATGAGGATGGCGAGGAAGGTGCCGCCCTCGATCAGGCCGTTGGCGTTCATCAGGTCGTTCTCGTCGACGAGATCGGGAATGATGCCGTACTTGATCGGACCGAACAGCGTGCTCTGGGTACCCATGAGGAACAGCAGCGCCATCAACAATGTGACATTGCCGAGCAGGAACCCGGCTACGCCGCCGATCATGATGATGATTTCGCCGACCTTGATCATCCGTGTCAGCCATGCCTTGTCGTGGCGGTCGGCAAGCTGACCCGCGGTTGCCGAGAAGAGGAAGAACGGCAGGATGAACAGTCCCGCGGCGATGGTCACCAGCTTCTCGCCTTCGGGCCCCTTCATGAGGTCGTAGAGGATCAGGATGACGAGCGCGTTCTTGAAGAAATTGTCGTTCATCGCACCCATGAACTGGGTCCAGAACAGGCCGGCGAAACGTCCGCCGCCGAGCAGGGAGGTTTTCATGGGGCTTCCCCTTCTCGATGATGCGGGGCATGTGCGCCCTGCAGGAATCGGGTGATGAGCGAAACGGTCGAGCCTGCACGGTAGATCAGCCCGTGAGGTCGTGGAACGCGGGCCTGGTGGGTCGCCGTGGCCAGATGCATCTCGTCCTCGGCCAGGACGAGGTCGTTGTCGCGGCCGAAGCCCGGATTGAAGCCGGTGCGGTAGCCCGTCAGGCCCAGTATGTTGAGGATGGGCAACCCGTCGGTCCGGGCCAGCCGCTGGCGGCCGGGCAGGCAGTCCTGCAGCGATGGCCCGAGCAGCCGGGCCGCAAGGGGGTGGCGGGCGACCCGTGCGCCGAGGCGCGAGCCGTTGTGGGGAACGGTGATGAGCACGGCGGCGCGCAGATCGAGACGGTCCTTCCATGCCCCCGGCTCGTCGATGAGCCGATGCACGATGAGTCCGCCGAGGCTGTGCCCGACAAGGGAGATGTTGCCCGTATGTGACAGGTGATCGAGGACGCTGCGCATGTCCCTGGCGTGATCGTCGAGCGACTGGCGCAGGGAGGGGTAGCTGGGCGCGATGACCTCGAAACCGGCGGCAGTCAGGGAACGGCTGATGCGTCTGTAGATCCGGCCGGTGCGCGATAGCCCGTGCAGCAGGAGAACGCGGTCGACGGCTACGCTTCCGGCAACGGCATATCTTCGCCAATCCTTGATTATCTCGTTTCGAGGACCTTTCGCGATGACGAGGCCCCGGGGATTGACCAGGCGGCAACAGCCATCGCCCACGTGATGCTGGACGCGCCAGCCTTCCTGCATGGCAATGTCGCTCCAGGCCGTATAGCCATGACGGATGGCCGGCAGCGGGATTTCAGTGCGTGCCGGCATGGCTGGCCAGCGAGCGCAGGGCGGCATCGGCAACGGCATCGGCCCGATCGCTGAGCGGTCCGTGCAGGCGTCCATAGACGGTAAATACAGCCGGTTGCAGGGCAATGCCGAAAACCAGCGACGCGGCGAATTCCGGATCGCATTCGGGAATTTCGCCATCCGTCATGGCGTCGATCAACAAGTCGCGAACGATGTCGACCGGAGATGGTTGATGTTCGCTCACATCCTTCAGATGGTCATGCTGACTCAGCAGCAGGAAGCCGAACAGGTCGGGATTGTCATCAAACAGGCGATAGGCATCGGCGATGACGGCCCGCAACCGCTTGCCGACCGGCCGGTGCGGGGCCGCGCTGGCGGCAAAGCTGCGCGCGAGGTCGCCATAATGCCGCTCGAACAGGCACCGCGCCATCTCTTCTTTGGAATTGTAGTGCCGGTAGAGTGTGCCATCGGCAATCCGTGCCGACTGGGCGATATCGCGAACCGATGTTCCGGCAACGCCATGTCGCGCGAACAATCGGATGGCGGCGTCGTCGAGGCGGGTACGGGTCGTCATGTCGCTCATGATGATGGACCGGATATGAATGAACGTTCATTCACATAACCAATTCAGTGCAAGCTTGTCCAGAAAAATTGTCCGGAGCATGACTGTCGAACATGAAGACATGGTTTACGGGCGGGCATCGATTTGGCCATGGCGGGGCGAGTGGCCGCGACCATGTCGAACTCGCGATGGCTGCATGGTCACAGCCACGGATGGATGAAGTCTCTGGTCCGGCAGTTCGACGCGAGCGTGGATATCCCCGATTTTGCACCAGTGACGATCGAGCAAATTCTCACTCGTGACAACAGGATCAGAAGCGGAAAGTCCCGCTCAGGGCAATGAGGTCGATGTCCGAATCGTACCTTGCGTCGAGATTGCCGCGTGTTCCATTGCCGGGGTCGGTTGCCTTGAGGCGGATATTGGCATCTTGCACGAAGATATGGGTATAGCCGAGGCTGACCGAAACAGAATCCGTGTAGTCATAGCTCATGCCGGTGGACAGCCAGAACCGGTCATTGTCCGGTATTCGCGGTGTACGATATTCAGTATCCAGCGCTTTCTGGTCGAAGGCGCCGCCCGCGCGCAGGGTCAGCTGATCGTTGGCCTTGTAGGTGGCACCGACCGCAAACGACCACTGATCGTCCCATTTTTCCTCGGTGACATTATCGGGAAGGTCGCTTTGGAATTCTATTCGCAGTTCGTCGAAATTCGACCATTTCGTCCAGGTGGCGCCTGCCATCAATGTCAGCTTGTCGGTTACATCCTGGGCGATTCCCATCGTCACGCTCGCCGGCGACTTGAAGTCCGCGTCGATGTTCGTGTGGGCAAAGGTGGCGCCCAGTGCCGGCTGCAGCACGGCAGGTACGTCGAAATCGACGTCGCCGCGAAGGGTATGATTGACGGATGAGCGATAGGCGATCCCGAAACGCAATCCCTCGACCGGCTCGGTGATGGCCCCGAGGTTGTAACCGTAGGCGATATCGTCGCCCTTGAGGTCGGCAAATCCGTCGAACGCACCTGCTCCCAGACCCGAGATCGTCCCGAAATCGACGGCATTGGTCAGCTTGGCCTTCATGTACTGAACCTGCAGGCCGCCGGCGACGCTCAGCCAGGGGGTCGGATTATAGGAAACCACGGGATTGATGTTGACCGACTGGAGTTCCGACATGACGCCGTGATACCGGCCCACCCAGCCCCCGTCATATTCCGTCTTGAGGCCGAAGGGTGCGGTGATGGCGATCCCGATCCGCCAGTCATCATTCAGCGGTGCAACGCCGTAGAGTGCCGGAATCATGCCTCCTTCACCGATATCGTTGGCGTCGCCCGAACCCGTGAACGGTACACCGGTTGCCGACGATGCGTTGGCCCGCTTGAGCTTGCTTGTGGGCGAGATGTAGGTGACCGAGGCCGTCGCCTCCATCCTTTCCAGCCGGCCCAGTGCCGCCGGGTTGAAGAACATGTAGCTCGCATCCGCGGCTTCGGTCGCCGCACCCGCGAATGCGTTGCCCTGCGCGGTTGCCGACTGCTCCTTGAGCGCAAACCCTGCGGCCCGGGCGTCCGGGGCACTCACGGTCGAAACGGCAATGGATAGTGTTGTTGCAACGGAAAGCCGGGTCTTCAATATCGTGTCCCTGACCATGCTCTGTCCCGGTCTGCTCCCGTGCATGGAGACCATGCCCCGGAGGTCGGGATCGTCAGGGGCGCAGTCTAGGTTCTTGCGTCAGGCATGCAAGCCATTACCATTGCCCGTTGTTGGTTCATCGGGATGAATCGGGGGAGGACAAATCATGAAGGTCAGCGAGAGACGCAAGCTCGGCAGTGCCGACCTGAAGGTACCGGTCATGGGCTTTGGCGGTGCGCCGCTGGGCAATCTCTATGCCGGATTCAGCGACGAGCAGGCGCACGAGACGGTGCGTACCGCCTATGATCTCGGCTTGAGATTCTTCGATACGGCACCGCTTTACGGGTTCGGCCTGTCGGAACATCGCATCGGCGAGACGTTGCGCTGGCTTGACCGGGACAGTTATGTGCTGTCCACCAAGGTCGGGCGATTGCTGCATGCGAAGGATCCGAAATCGCTTGATGGCGGCCTGTTCAAGGACACCCTCCCGTTCGAGGGCGTCTATGACTACTCCTATGATGGTGCGATGCGGTCGATCGAGGCCAGCCTTGCGCGCATCGGTACCCATCGCATCGATGTCCTGCTGATTCACGATGTCGACATCTGGACCCATGGCAGCGAGGAGGCGCGGCTTCAGCGGTTCCGCGAATGCATGGACGGAGGCGCCTACAAGGCCCTGGTCGAGATGCGGGAGCAGGGCGTGGTCAAGGCCATAGGTGCCGGCATCAACGAGGTCGCGGCCTGCGAGGCGTTTGCCCGGGCCGGTGATTTCGACACCTTCCTGCTCGCCGGACGGTATACCCTGCTGGAACAGGGAGCACTCGACAGCCTCCTGCCGCTCTGCGCGGAAAAGGACGTCTCGTTGATGATCGGCGGTCCATACAACACCGGCATTCTCGCCACCGGTGCGGTCGAGGGAGCCTACTACAATTATGAGCTGGCTCCTGCCGACGTCATGGAGCGGGTCGCCCGCATCGAGCGGGTCTGCAAGGCTCACGGGGTCCGACTGGCCAGCGCCGCGCTCCAGTTCCCGCTGCTGCACCCACGGGTGGCCTCGATCATTCCGGGGGGGCGCAACAGGGATGAGATCGTGCAGAACAAGGCGATCTTCGAGGCGCCGATCCCGGTCGACTTCTGGAAAGAACTGAAGCATGAGGGGCTGTTGCGCGAGGATGCGCCTGTCGGCTGAAGCTGTGGGGCGGTTCTTCGGTGGAGCGATGGCCGGCACATAGGGGGCAAATCACATGTTCGATGCCGAAAAACTGTTGCGTGGTCTGGCATCCGGCGGGTTGTCGCGGGGAACGATGGCCAAGGGGGGCGGCATGGCTTTGCTGGGTGGCCTCGCCATTGCTGCCTTCGAGCATTTCAGCCAGCAACAGTCGCGGAGGCAGCCGGACCAGGGGATGTCTCCCGGTCAGCCACCGGCGGCGCCCGGCGGCCATCGCCCTCCTCCCTTGCCTGGAGGAGGCGGGGCGCCGCCACCCTTGCCCGGATCGGTCCTGCCCGCATCCGGTTCGCCCGCCATGCCGCCACCGCTGCCCGGTCGAACGGCAGCTGCCATGCCGGCTTCTCCGGATGAACGGCACACATCGTCGGCGCAAGTATCGGCCGGGGCGGCGCAGGATCGTGCAATCCTGCTCATCAGGGCGATGATCGCCGCGGCCAAGGCTGATGGAGCCATCGACGATGAGGAGCGTGCGGCGATCCTCGGCCGGATCGATGAGCAGGAACTGGGACAGGAAGCGCATGACTTCGTCGAGGCGGAGATGAACAAGCCCCTCGACCTCTACGAAATCACCAGTGCCGTGCGCGATGAGGCGACGGCTGCCGAAGTCTACGCTGCATCCCTGCTGGCCATTACCGTCGACACGGATGACGAGCGCCGCTACCTCAACAGGCTGGCCGCACGTCTCGGCCTCGATGAGGGGACGGTTGCGGCCATCGAGGCCCGGTTGACCGAACCGGGTCAACCCCCGGCGAGTCGGTGAACGCGACCGTCCATAGTTCGTCGCTTCAACCGTTGGGTGTTCAGATGCCCGAACCATCGACATGAAGGTGGATGCCACACTCGGTCTTGTCCATTCCCGACCAGCGCCCGGCGCGCGATCCTTCGCCTTCGCTGGGGTTTGTGCACGGGGCGCAGCCAATGGAAGGGTAGCCCTGGTTCACCAGCGGGTGCAGCGGCAATTGGCGCAGCCGGCGGTAATTCCGGATATCTTCGGTCGTCCAGTGGGCCAGTGGATTTAACTTGACCTGACCTGTGGAAGGAACGGGTTCGACCGTCATCAGCCTTGTCCGTGTGCCGCCCTGGAAGCGCTTGCGGCCCGTGATCCAGCCTTCGAAGCCATCGAGTGCCTCACTCAGGGGGTCTGTCTTGCGCACATGGCAGCACAGATCGGCGTCTTCGGCGTGGAGTTGTCCATTGGGGTCGTGTCGCCCCAGGTCCCTGGCGTGCGGTTGGGCGGTCTGTACGTGCCGCAATCCCAGCAGGGCGCAAAGCTCGCGCTGATAGTCAAGCGTCTCGGGGAAATGGCGACCCGTGTCGAGAAAGACCACGGGTGTGGTCCGGTCGATGCTGGCGACCATGTCGAGCAGTACCGCACTTTCCGCACCGAAGGACGAGACCAGCGCCACCTTGCCCGGTGAGGCTTCGAGCGCACTGCGTATGAGGGCCATGCCGTCGAGTCCGGCATTCAATGTTTCCAGTCCCATCGACGTTCCCCGGTTCAGGTAAGTGCCATGCCATAAAACAACAATGCTATTTGTAATATAAAATTCAATACATTTTATATTTGTGAATAAATTTTCCCGCCTTTGTGCCCGGCAAAGGGTGAAGAAGGACGTCGGAAAGCCTTTACGATTTGTTTGTCAATTTACCATACGGTGAGTTGATTCTTTTTGATCGAAGGCTGACGAATGTCGACAAAATTCACAAGGCGAAAATTGTTCGGTCTTCGAACCGGGGACACCGAGGGGGGCACGGCGATCGAGTATGGCCTGATCGCCGCCCTGATCGCTCTGGTGCTGGTCGGCGTACTCGAGCTCATCGGCGACCGGCAGGCGCAGTCCTACCGGAAGATCAAAAAGGAGCTCCAGAAGAGTGTCCGCGACGGTCGATCTCCTTGAAAGCGGTTTGAGGCAATTCCAGCACCCATCGGTGCAACAGTTCAGGTTCTCGTCGATGGCCGGACGATGCATGTACGCTGGATTCCTCGCATGCGTCTTGCTACTCGAATGTCATCAGGCAGTTGAGGAGCGGGTGCGATGAGCCAGTGGCATTTCAGTATCGATGGCAATCAGGTGGGGCCGATGGATGATGCCGAGGCTCGGCAGTATGCCGCGGCCAATCCGCAAGCTTATTGCTGGCGTCCCGGCTTTGGCAACTGGCAACTGGTCTCGGGCACGCCCGAACTGCTGGGCATTGCTCCGGTCGCTGCCGGCGGACCTCCTCCCGGCCGGCCACGGGCCAGCGACGATATCGACTTCCAGATCCGGGGCGAGGACCTGCAATATGTCGAGGTCGAGCTCGACCCGGGCGAGAGCGCTGTCGCCGAGGCCGGTGCCATGATGTACAAGGATTCGGTGGTGGAGATGCACACCATCTTCGGCGATGGCTCCGGCCAGGATGCCGGGGCGGGGTTCATGGACAAGCTCATCGGCGCCGGCAAACGCGTGCTGACTGGCGAAAGCCTCTTCACGACGGTATTCACCCATCAGGGACATTCGGGCAAGGCGCATGTGGCCTTCGCGGCACCATTCCCCGGGACCATTCTTGCGCTCAAGCTATCAGAATACAACCATCGGCTCATATGCCAGAAAGACAGCTTTCTCGCTGCGGCGAAGGGAGTGCAGATCGGCATACATTTCCAGCGCAAGATCCTTACCGGGCTGTTCGGCGGCGAGGGCTTCATCATGCAGCGGCTCGATGGCGATGGTTGGGTATTCATTCACTTCGGTGGCAAGCTTTACCAGCGCGACCTCAAGGCGGGCGAGGAGTTGCATGTCGACACTGGCTGTCTCGCCGCGCTGACGGACACCGTTGATTTCGACATCATGCAGGCCGGTGGTATCAAGAGCATGCTGTTTGGCGGTGAAGGGCTGTTCTTCGCGCGGCTCCGTGGTCCCGGGCATGTCTGGCTGCAGAGCCTTCCGTTCTCGCGACTCGCCGGGCGCATGCTGACCGCTGCACCGCAGCGCGGCGGCAGTCAGGGCGAGGGTTCGATCCTGGGCGGACTGGGCGACCTGTTCGGCGACAGCCGCTGAGCGGAATTCACGCAACTTCTCATTGTGACCGGTATATTCCGTGGAACTGGAAAGTCCCTACTTGTTGGCAGCTGCCAGGCCGATCTTGTGTCGGCCACGACGCTGCTTGCGCTTGAGTTTGCGTGATTCCAGAAATACTTCGAATTTGCGGCCCAGATAGAGGCCGAGAGGAATGCTCGCCAGCATGAAGGGAATGGAACCCAGCAATACCGCCCACAGTATGGTCGAACCCAGTTCGGCAATCGAGCCCAGGTTGGCGAAACGATCGACACTCATGTCGACGTGACAACTGACGCTCAGGCAACCGATATTGTAGTAGAGGTAGTAGGTCGGGCCCATGGTGATCGGGTTGACGACCATGCTGCCGATGACCATCGCCGGCAAGTTCAGTCGCAAGTTGGAAATCCGGTTCCACAGGAAGCCCACCACGATGCAGATCAGCATCTGCAGGCCAACCGTCGGCGAAAAGCCGATGAACATGCCCGATGCAAGCGAAATGCCGAGAGTGCCGGGGCGATAGCCCTTGTCCCGCCAGATACGCAGGATCGGTCTGAGGATCCTGAACTTCATGGGCTCCCTAATCGCTCTTTTGTGAGGCAGCGAAATGCCCGCTTCGTCATTGATGGAGCATAGCACCGAGCCGTTAGTGATTGGTTAACCGGCATAGACCGTTGAAACCCTTTTGACCAGCGATGACCGGGATAAATGTCCTCTGACGTACGCGCGAACGGCAACCGGACATGCTGCTTACCCCTTGTTTGCAACAGTATCGCGAATGTCCACCGATCGCAGGAAACCAATCGTGTAATCGACTGCCGACCAGGCCGTCACCAGCGTTGCGATCAATAGCCCAGCATACACCAGCGAGCTGACCCATGCTTCCGGGTGCAATCCGAAGATGAAGAATGCCATGACGGTGGCAATCTGAATGACACCCTGGACTACCGCCTTGATCTTGCCGCTCATTCTCGCCGACAGGGTAATGCCATTCTGCTGTGAGAAGATCCGCAGATAGGAAACGAGAATATCACGACTGACGATGATCGCCACCATCCAGAGTGGCATCCAGCCGGCATCGAGGAAGGCCAGGAACACCATGGCCCGATAGAGGCTGTCGGCCAGCGGATCGACGATCTTGCCGAAGCTGGAGGTGGCCGAATAGCGTCGGGCTATATGCCCGTCGGCGAGATCCGATGCCTCCGAGATCAGCATCACCACGATGGTGAAGGCGAGGGCCGTCTGCGATTGCAGGGCAAGCAACATGATCACCAGCGGACCGCAGAAGATGCGGCCGAGGCTAAGAAGATTGGGCAGCATGCGCATGGCTCAGATCCGAGCTCGAAGAATTCTGTCGGCGAATTCCGCGAAACCGATACCACCGCGGCCCTCGCAGATGAAGGTCGGGCAGATACGCAGTTCGCTCAGGAAATCTTCTAGATTGCGAACTCCGATTGAGCAAGGGAAAGTCCCGAACATGGGCTCATCATTGGGCGAGTCCCCGACGAACGCGGCTATGGTGGTTGCCTCGTCAAGCGTCATCTCATGTTCGTTCGCGAGGTAGCGCTCGCACATTGAGCATTTGTCATAATCTCCGAACCACCCGTTGACGTGGATCGAGCTGATCTTGGCGGTGGCCCCTTGCCGCTCGAACAGGGCCTTGATTGCCAGGACCTGATCGCGCGGCAAGGGGCCGACGTCCTCGGCGAAATCGATGGCGAGATCGGCTTCACGATAGGCCTGATCGGAAGCGACGCCGCACCCTTTGACGGATGCAAGGATCTCGACCTTGACCTGCTCCAGTTTCTCCCGATCGAGCCGGCGTGCTTCGTCGTTGCGCCAGAAGACCCGCTTCACCTTTCGCTGGTCGCGCAGATAGGTGAAGTAGAACGCGC
Proteins encoded in this window:
- a CDS encoding alpha/beta fold hydrolase, with the protein product MPARTEIPLPAIRHGYTAWSDIAMQEGWRVQHHVGDGCCRLVNPRGLVIAKGPRNEIIKDWRRYAVAGSVAVDRVLLLHGLSRTGRIYRRISRSLTAAGFEVIAPSYPSLRQSLDDHARDMRSVLDHLSHTGNISLVGHSLGGLIVHRLIDEPGAWKDRLDLRAAVLITVPHNGSRLGARVARHPLAARLLGPSLQDCLPGRQRLARTDGLPILNILGLTGYRTGFNPGFGRDNDLVLAEDEMHLATATHQARVPRPHGLIYRAGSTVSLITRFLQGAHAPHHREGEAP
- a CDS encoding TetR/AcrR family transcriptional regulator → MSDMTTRTRLDDAAIRLFARHGVAGTSVRDIAQSARIADGTLYRHYNSKEEMARCLFERHYGDLARSFAASAAPHRPVGKRLRAVIADAYRLFDDNPDLFGFLLLSQHDHLKDVSEHQPSPVDIVRDLLIDAMTDGEIPECDPEFAASLVFGIALQPAVFTVYGRLHGPLSDRADAVADAALRSLASHAGTH
- a CDS encoding SMP-30/gluconolactonase/LRE family protein — protein: MGLVIGEPKCVVPQGDWCGEAATWCDEEGTVYWTDINRFLIHCHDIRTGLTRSWLFEEPVVALSLTTERGRWLVALGSRLIDWWPATDERRDHGFALDDYPAARFNDGRSDPFGTFWIGSMGNNVASDGEDLDLVDGLGRLFSIRSGNSPRQWRDGIGITNTLCWSADGRRFYCGDTLRNEIRAYDVDPQTGAIANEHSHFSGFDRGLPDGSAIDADGYLWNCRYGGGCIVRVAPDGSVDQVIDIPVLNITTCTFGGQDLSTLFITTASARRAPGDRLAGSLFAIETNIRGCGENRFSV
- a CDS encoding acyl-[ACP]--phospholipid O-acyltransferase, which gives rise to MKTSLLGGGRFAGLFWTQFMGAMNDNFFKNALVILILYDLMKGPEGEKLVTIAAGLFILPFFLFSATAGQLADRHDKAWLTRMIKVGEIIIMIGGVAGFLLGNVTLLMALLFLMGTQSTLFGPIKYGIIPDLVDENDLMNANGLIEGGTFLAILIGTIAGGLLIAMPGGIAWVSAGIIAIAIAGYLASRMIPAQEPADPDLRIDWNIIGETGRLMAYLFADRRLKLAAIGVSWFWFVGAIFLAQVPSFAKVLIGADEHVVTLFLTLFSIGIGVGSILAARITGNRVSTTPVPFAAIAMAIFTVDLFFATRAVPPANGVLTLMAFVSEPFAWRIMVDLVGIALSGGLFVVPMFAAIQAWAEPEQRSRVIAAVNIVNAGFMVASAALTLVLQAIGLDIAQIFLVTGIANVAVAIYIARLLPDDLLRGTARTLFTLLYRLEVKDIENLDRAGPRSVVVVNHLSFLDAPLMLSLLHEKPLFAIYSGMAKRWWVKPFLTLVEAMPVDPANPMAVKSLVAKVREGRRLIIFPEGRITVTGALMKVYDGPALIADKADASIVAVRIEGSEQTPFSRLTPSQIRRRWFPKIRVTFMEPRKLELDDDLTPRERRAASGNALYDIMTELAVRTANFDTTIFDAVLTAGERHGMGTIIAEDVLDSSISYRKLIAGSLVLGRKLEAHTVEREHVGVMLPNAVAAIVAFMALQATARVPAMINFTAGAANISAGCGAARVKLIVSSRAFVEQARLQGLVNTLERDFRFLWLEDVRLSIGLGDRLSGLLGAMRPRSIKRRGLAGDAATILFTSGSEGTPKGVVLSHRNLLSNCAQVISRIDVNMQDKVFNILPTFHSFGLLGGVLMPVMNGVPVFMYPSPLHYRIVPEAVYATNSTIMFATDTFLAGYARKAHPYDFRSLRYVFAGAEAVKDETRRLWMEKFGHRILEGYGLTETSPVLALNTPMFNRSGTVGRLLPLIDHRLEPVPGIDEGGKLVVHGPNVMKGYLLADDPGVLKPLEDGWFDTGDIVDISRDGFVTIKGRAKRFAKIAGEMISLSAVEAMVGEVWPDEHHAVVALPDARKGERLVLLTTKENADRRTIQEHGRATGRTELSVPADIITLEKIPLLGSGKTDFTACRKLAEERLGQAVA